DNA from Daphnia pulicaria isolate SC F1-1A chromosome 3, SC_F0-13Bv2, whole genome shotgun sequence:
GAGCGGTTAATTACTCCAATCAACTGTCAATCCTTTTGCCATAGCTCCAACCTTTCCTAAAGCCGAAATTGTCTTTGTTGTAATCGCTAGTTTAAAAGCTGTGAGAATGATTCGTTTACATCGAATGAGGATTGGTTTTGAGACTTTTAAATGACaccaaagaaatcaaattcgTGAATCTTTCCATCGGGAATGATCATCTTAATTTTTTCCTCGTCTTTGTTCTTGTTGAGTCTTAATTTGACGAtggtttattgtttttttacgaatttgaattttttttcccgatagTAGTTTAACAAGTTCCCTTCgattctttggcgtgctggcCAATTTAGTCATTCGATTCAAGCACCAAAGCTTCTACCGAGTTCCCAATCTCGATCGTCCCGACCGATTGGCATTTGCCATTTGTAAACTCCAACGatcaatgattttttaacaaatttcgaGTCGATTTTCTTACCCGTCTTTTTTTGTGCTGGAGCCACTACATTTGGATCGTGTCGGGTGCCGACTTCAATTGGGacctttgaatttgacctttGTTTCAGCATCAGACTTCTTGAATCACTCCTTCCTATTCTTTCCCTTTGCCAACTCTATGTGATTTAGGCTAATGGTAACGCTAAAATGTCACAATATTCATTGTATTGAATATTCACTGAACTAGAAGCCATCCCGCCGTGATTGCCTGTGATTTCTTAGCAATAACCATTGTTAAAAGTTGCATGTAACATGACTATGTtacatacacatacacaaaaCGATAAAACATTGTGTGATAGTAATTTGTTGTTCGCCACTACCAAGAACCCCCACCGCTGCCAGTGGTGACAGTCGCAGGACGGGAGCAttggttgttgtttgtgttCGATGTAGATGACCTTCCATACTCTCACGTTATCACTCGTTTCGCTGTTCAGCTTTCATTTTACTAACCGATAAAATGTTCACAACATTCAGTGCTCATTCTTTGGCGCTAACTGGCAAGTGGCAACTGCATAAGGCGACTATTCATTAGCTGATTGTTCGTGCAATGTTGCGAGTTGCATAAAGCTGTTgctaatttttccattttttcttcattacagAAAATTGGCACGATCGAAATTCCTACCTCTCCACTGAAGGGTTTACAGACATCACATTTTATCATTGCTGTTAGATACGTCtgtaaaaagatggaaattcgTGGGATATTGCTTCGTGCGTTCGTCCACGTGTTAATTTGGTTCtgtaaaaacaagaaacgaaTTTCATTGTACAACACTGCAGCGACTGTATCTTGGACACTGGTACGTTTCCGACTTTTTCCTATTTATTACTCTTTAAGATAAGAATAATGATTCAATTTATGAAGTGGGTATCATATGTATATGCATATCGCAATGTAAGTTAGGTATACATTAAGTTTCTGCTTTGACAAGTGTCTTCACATAATAATTCTTCCCAAAAATCGAAAGTTACTCCAggtaatcattttcaaattcgatCTTTTAGTAACCTACAACAGTTAAGGTTGATGAACCCAACGTCCCAACCTCAAGGTTATTCTAATAAGCTATTCCTCGTATTTCACGATGACACGACATTTCCAATGGCGAGACTATCAATTTCCCAATTTTGAGCAGTACAGTACTTCTTATCTACGCACAATCTACAAGATAGTTAGAAAATGTAGTATATAgtcgtttattttcttttgggttaACAAGGTCGATCAAAGtcggtttttcaaatttgattcgTTTGGAAGTCGGGTCGATTTTTCCAAATTCATTAATTGAAGTTAGGGCTTTGGCATAATCCAGTTTTAATGCAGTTTGTATAAGATGGGAATTAAAATGagatagaataaaaataatcaaggattttaaaaattatgtaaAGTAGAATTTGGGTTGGATTAGTTTGGGGTAGTAAATTTTGAATTGCACTGTTGCGTTTGTCTAGACCACACTTTCCTCTTAGATTTGTTAACTTGTTTCTTCAATTGATCTCGATCCTACACCTGACAAATTTGTGATCACTAAACAAATCACCGACTCGAACGTTTTTGACCAACGAGTCGGAAGGTCGTGACAAGATCAAATCCAGAATTCCGCCGTTTACGTGGGTTGGATCCTTGACATGTTGTTTGAGGCCGTgcgattgaattattttcataaaTTCCCTATCAACGTTGTCTTCATATGGCAGGTTGAAGTCGCCAACGATCATCAGATTCTCTCGTCTTTTCACGCTGTCCAAGAATTCTTCAAACTCTTCACGAAAGTCAGCTTTGCTCCCAGCTGGGCGGTAGATGACAATGAGCGTCATTTTGTCTCTTGGACTGATGGTGAGGGTAACGTCAATGTATTCAAATGAGTCGTAATCTTTCAACGGTTTGACGGAGCGCTTGATGTAATCTCTGTAATAAATAGCTACTCCACCGTGACCGTCCGATCGTGGCTCGTGAACACCTTTAAACCCTTCAGGACACGCCTCTTTCATATCGGAATCATCGACGAACCAGGTCTCTGTAACAGCAACAATGTCGAGTTTAAATCTTACTATTTGTTCTTCCAGGTCGTCCGCTTTATTAAGAAGCGAATGCGCGTTTACAAGTCCAAACTGAACATTTGCTTTACTCgtgcccttcttcttcttcacatgTTTAgcagttttcttgttttccgcGAGTCgcattttgttaattttgagTATCCTTCTTTTGAGTATTCCAGGAGACTTTCGACGTCTGTTCATGATTTGACAGGCGCAGATACCGAGAGGAACATAGTGAGCGGAATGTTTTAAAAGGTTGcatttggttttgaatttgatgttaGGATATCCGGTTTTTCGCAAAGGACCAAGTCGTGGACCCATTTCAGATGATGTCGTTTTCTCTAAAATCAGacaggaaatttgaaaatgattattaTGTATTTGATTGCTAATTCTAGACTGACTTGTAGTTCTTACCGGTTGGCTTTGTCGTGTAAAACGTAA
Protein-coding regions in this window:
- the LOC124328560 gene encoding uncharacterized protein LOC124328560 codes for the protein MGPRLGPLRKTGYPNIKFKTKCNLLKHSAHYVPLGICACQIMNRRRKSPGILKRRILKINKMRLAENKKTAKHVKKKKGTSKANVQFGLVNAHSLLNKADDLEEQIVRFKLDIVAVTETWFVDDSDMKEACPEGFKGVHEPRSDGHGGVAIYYRDYIKRSVKPLKDYDSFEYIDVTLTISPRDKMTLIVIYRPAGSKADFREEFEEFLDSVKRRENLMIVGDFNLPYEDNVDREFMKIIQSHGLKQHVKDPTHVNGGILDLILSRPSDSLVKNVRVGDLFSDHKFVRCRIEIN